A segment of the Candidatus Microthrix subdominans genome:
CTGAGCCTGCGGGTTCCGAGCCCGTGCCAGTGGCTGTCGAGCCTGAGCCGAAGCCCGCTGCTGTTGCTCCGGAGCCGGTGGTTGATGATCCCGAGCCTGAGCCAGTGCCCGCTGCTGTCGAGCCTGAGCCGGCGCCAGCACCGGTCGATCCCGAGCCCGTTACTGCGATTGAGCCGGTTGCTGTTGAGGTTGAGCCTGAGCCGGAGCCCGCTGCTGTTGAGCCTGAGCCTGCTCCGAAGGCTGCCGAGCCCACCCCGAGCGGTTTCGAGGCCCTTGAGCTGCGGCCCGAGCTGCTGAAGGCACTGGCCGACCTGGGCTACGAGGAGCCCACGCCGATTCAGGCCGAGGCGATTCCACCGATGCTGGCCGGGAGTGATCTGATCGGTCAGGCGGCCACCGGCACCGGCAAGACCGCAGCGTTCGCGCTGCCGATCCTCAGCCGCATCGACCTGGATGCAGCGGCCCGCAAGACGCCCCAGGCGTTGGTGCTGTGCCCCACCCGTGAGCTGGCCGTGCAAGTGTCGGAAGCGATCTACAAGTACGGCCGAGGGCTGGGCGTGCGGGTGCTGCCGGTCTACGGCGGCCAACCGATCGGGCGGCAGCTGTCGCGTCTGCGCGGGGGCGTCGACGTCGTCGTCGCCACGCCGGGCCGGGCTGTCGACCACCTCCATCGGGGCTCGCTGGCGCTGAACGACCTGAAGATGGTCGTGCTCGACGAGGCGGACGAGATGCTCGACATGGGCTTCGCCGACGACCTCGACGAGCTGCTCGAAGGCAGTGCCGGCAGCCGCCAGACCGTGCTGTTCTCGGCCACGGTTCCCGCCCGCATTAAGGGCCTGGCCGGCCGCCACCTCAGCAACCCGGTGCGGATCAGCATCGGCGATGCTGCCCCGTCCGAGAGCGGCGCTCCGTTGGTCTCCCAGCGGGTCTACGTCGTGCACCGTGCGCACAAGGCGGCGGCGCTCGGACGCATCCTCGATGTCGAGTCGCCCGATGCCGCCCTGGTGTTCTGCCGCACCCGGGTGGAGGTCGACCAGCTGACCGAAACGATGAACGGGCGCGGCTACCGGGCCGAGGCCCTGCACGGCGGCATGAACCAGGAGGAGCGCGATCGGGTGATGGGTCGGCTCCGAGGCGGGGTGGCCGACCTGCTGGTCGCCACCGACGTCGCCGCTCGCGGGTTGGACGTCGACCACTTGACCCACGTGGTCAACTACGACGTGCCGTCGGCCCCCGAGACCTACGTGCACCGGATCGGCCGGGTGGGGCGCGCCGGCCGCGAGGGCGTGGCGATCACGCTGTCCGAGCCCCGCGAGCGTCGCCAGCTCGACAACATCGAGCGCCTCACCGGTCGCCGCATGGAGGTGGCCAAGGTTCCCAGCGCCGCCCAGCGGCGTTCCCGGAAGCTTGAGCAGCTGGCCGCAACATTGCGCTCCACCCTGGAGAACGCCGGGGTGGAATCGGCGCTTGAGGGCAGTGAGCTGGACACGCCAGAGCTGGAGCGGTTTGTGCCGGTGGTCGAAGCGCTCGCCGACGACTACTCGGAGCGTCTGGTGCTGCTCGCTGCGCTCAAGCTGGTGCAGGAAGTGAGCGGCGTCGTCGACGACGACCAGGAGATCCCCGACGTGTCGGCGCGAGGCGACAAGCGGAGCAAGGGCCGCAACCAGCGCGACGGTGCTCCTCGTGGTCGGGAGCGGGATTCTGGGGAGCGCGGGCCCCGCGGGCCCCGGTCCGAAGAGCGCGAGAGCCGAGGTGGTCCTCGAGGTCGCGATGATCGCGGTTCCAGCCGGGGTGCTCCAGCGGGCGACATGGCCCGAATCTTTGTTGGCGTTGGCAAGAACCACGGTGTGCGCCCCGGTGACTTGGTGGGAGCGATTGCCAACGAAACCCGGGTCGATGGCCCCGATATCGGCAAGATCAACGTGGCGCCCAACTTCACGATCGTGGAGGTGCCCGACCGCAACGCTCGCGAGGTGATCACCGCGCTGCGAGCCACCACCATTCGGGGCGAGACCCCGACGGTGCGCTTCGATAAGGCCGGCTCCGACGAGTGGGAGGATCGTCGCGGGAGCGACCGCGGCGACCGTCCGGATCGTGGCGGGTATCAGGGGCGCGACGACCGGGGTTCCGGTCGAGGCGATCGAGGCGGCTACCAGGGGCGCGACGATCGGGGTTCCGGCCGTGGCGATCGAGGCGGCTACCAGGGACGGGACGATCGGGGCGGCAAGCCCCGTTCGCGACGAGACGGCTGAGACGCACCCAACCGGGCTGACACTCGGGTTTCCGTGAGGTTCGTCTGAAGCGACGCTTCTCGACGCGCATCGCTATCGTCGTGCGCTCCGTTGGATACCGAGGGGGGAACGCCGGGATGGCCATTGTGAACGAGCGTTGGTTGGAGGGCGCCCGCGTAGTGGTTCGACGCCCCGGGGTCGCCGAATCGGCAGCAGCGTTGGACGGCGATTCGATCGCTCTGGGTGGCGTTGTGATCCGCTGCGACGCTACTGCCGATGGCTGGACCTGGTCGGTGCACAACCCCGGGTCGGAGCCCGTCGAGCTCGATGCAGTCGCCGTCGACATCGAGCTTGGGCGCGCCGGCGAAGACGTCAGCGTGTTTTGTCACGGTTACCAGTCGTGGCTGCCGTCGCGAGGCCAACGCCTCGGCGTCGACTGCGACGACACCAACGCGCCCGACAGCACCGAGTACGTTCGTCCCTCGTTCCACGCCGATCCCGGTGTGGCCCCCGAGGGGTGGCTGCGCTCGGAGCAGGTGGTGGTTGCCGATCTCGGTCAGGGTGAGCCGCTGGTTCAGCTCGGGTTTCTGGGCGGAACCACGCACGAGGGCACCTTCTGGTTGTACCGAGAGGGTGGCACGGTTCGCCTGCGGGCCGAGGCCTGGCTCGGGGGTGTGCAGCTACCGGGCGGGTCCACCCGAACCCTCCATCCGGTCGCCACGGCCAGCGGCGTCGACGCTCACCGGTTGCTGGCCGGCTGGGCCGACCGGGTCGGCGCTGCGGAGGGGGCCCTCACCAGCGGTGCATACACGGTGGGCTGGTGCTCCTGGTACCACTACTTCGAGCGGGTGACCGAGGACGACATCGCCTCCAACCTGGCAGCGGCGACAGAGGGTGGCTGGCCCTTCGACGTGTTTCAGGTCGACGACGGCTTTCAGGCCCACATCGGCGACTGGCTGACCACCAACGACAGCTTTCCGTCCGGGTTGGCGCCGCTGGCGACCTCGATCGCTGCAGCGGGCTTCACCCCGGGAATTTGGATCGCCCCGTTCCTAGCCCATCCTGACTCGCAGCTGGCCAAGGACCACCCCGACTGGGTGCCCCGCCACGCCGATGGCAACCCACTGGTCGGCATGTTCAACCCAATTTGGGACGGCATGGTGTGGCAGCTCGACGTGACCATGCCCGAGGTGCTGGAGCACCTGGAGTCGGTCGCCGCCGAACTGGTGCGCCTCGGCTTTACCTACCTGAAGCTCGACTTCACCTTCAGTTCGACGTTTCGCGGTGCGTATTTCGACCCCACCAAGACGCCTGCCGAGCGGGTGCGGATGGGCTACGACGCCATCCGTCGTGGCGCCGGTGACGATGCCTACATCCTTGGTTGTGGGGCGCCGTTGGCCTCCACGGTGGGCTTGGTCGACGCCATGCGCATCGGGTCCGACGTCGCCCCGTACTGGTTGCCAAGGGATCCGGAGCCGGGCACCGAGTACCAGGCGCCGTCGGTGCGCAACGCCTACATCAACACGGTAAGCCGCACCTGGCAACACCGCCGGCTGTGGCAGAACGACCCCGACTGCCTGATGTTGCGCCATTCCGAGACCGACCTGACCGACGTGGAGATCGCCACGTGGTCCGCAGCGGTGGCCGTGTCGGGAGGTCTGGCGCTGGTGTCGGACGACCTGGCGTTGCTCGGCGAACGGGAGCGGGCGCTGCTCGACCGCGTGATCGAGGTTGGACGTGCGGCGGACGCGGCGTCGCTCGGGCCGGATGAGCCGAGATGCGACGATCTGATGCGTCCCGGCGGCCCCACCTCGATCTCCGGCGGTGGGGCGTCGATGACCGCCGACCCCGAGCGGCCCGTGCCATCCTTCGGCGGCACGGCGACTGGCTTCGGTACCGACTCATGACCTGCCTCCCGTCGTAACGACACCCATGCCGGAACCGGGTGGGTTTACTTTCTACAGGTGGAAGCAAATGCACCCAGCTGGACCTTGGGGGCGATGACTTCACCAACGTGAGGCCAATTGATACGTCAGCCCTCGCGAGAGCCGCCGAGGCCGGAATCCGGCAGGTAGCTGGCTTCGCCGTCGTACCAGCGGCGTAGCGAGGTGAAGGGATAGATGCCCGCCGAGTGGCCGTCGTTCCAGGTGAAGGTCAGCGCCCAAGCGCCATGCAGCGCCGCATCGGTGATCTCCAACGGCATCTGGCTGCCGGGTACCGGCCACACGGGCAGGCCCTGGTCGCGCCGGCTGCGACACCCGGCGCAGGGGCATGCGCGGCGCAGGTCCTCCAGTTCGAACACCGCAACCTCTCCGTCGCCGAACGTGAGCGTGACCGACTCGGTCTTGTCCACCTCGATGTTGTCGACTGCGGACGCGGCGTCGGGGTTGGTCATGTCCCCAGCCTCTCGCGGAACGCCCGCCGTAGCGAGACCACGGGCGTCGGCGGTACCGAAAGTCAGTGCCGTTCACCCGGGGGGCTGACGCCACCCAACATGGCGGCCGTCCGGTTGTAACGGAATCGGCCGGAGCCGTCGGCGTTCAGCCAGGCTCGGACGGTGGTGGCCTTGTTTGTCATCGACGCCTTGGACACGGTGGGGAATGCGTCGACCAGTTGCTGCGGCGCGAGTTTTTCGTCGAAGCCAAATATCCTGCCTGTGGAGTCGAAGGCGCTATGAACCTGCGCCACTGCGTAGGTGATCGAAGCCGCCCACACGTCGGGCCGACCTCGCAGGAAGGGTTGGGTGTGGCGTTCGGCCAGATCGGCGAGCATCCGTCGTGCCGACGTGAGGTGGTCGGGTGAGAACAGGTCGTCCAGCACAGGTTCGGCCATCGCCAGCACGGACTCGCAGTGGGGCACCGCTTTCGCGGGCACCAGGTCCCACATCATCTCGGCAGCGCCGTCAGCTGGCCACGGCTCGGCTGTCGCCCCCACCTGCACGGGGTCCCAGGTGGCGAGGAGTTCCCTGACGGATATGGGGTCCTCCAGGTCGATGCCCATCTCCACGGCCAGGCGGATCAGGTCGACCATCGGGGTGATGGCATCTTGGGCGTCGGGATCGATGGCGCACTCGTAGTGCTGATCGAACACCTCCAGGGCCTCGACGGTGACCGACTCGGGCCACCCCTTCAACCGGTGGCAATAGGCGATCCACTCGGTCAGGACCGGCTCGAGTAACTCGTCGGTGTCCGGATCGGACATGACCTTCACGCCATAGAAATGGAGAAAGCCCTCCACCACCATGGGCGACCAGCGATGGATGTCGCCTCCGGCGTAGCCCTCCGAGTAGTCGATGAACAGCTCGCAGAACTCGCCGATCTGCTGGGATGAACCTGGGTCGTCCTCCAGCCCGAGCGTCGCTGCCACACCGTCGGCGTTGAGGAACTCAAGGATGAGTTGCTCGCGTTGGTCATGGGAGGCCTCGATCGGATCGGGCGGTGCAACCGATGGCTGTCCAGAGAGGATCTGGCGCGCAAGTGGAACGAACAGGTACGAGTCGTCGGACACCGGCGCGTCGATCATCATCTCGGTGAGGTCGATGGCGTGGCTGATACGGCCGGCGGCCTCAGCGGGTTCAAGAGGCTCGAGGTGGCGGATCACGTCGGCTCGGCATGGCGGTTCGTCAGGCCCAACCGGCCATGGAGTACCGGGTGTAAACACCCTCCGGTACTCGTCGATCGTCGTCACGACGAACTCCTGGACGAAGGGCCCGTCCTGCACGACGATGCTGGCAAACAGCACCTGGTTTTCCCAGTTGCCGGGCCAGCTCAGCTCCAGCCCGATGGTGTCGAGATCGCCGAGGTCATCCCATCCGCGCCAACCACCGACCGATGTGGCGTTCCAGACGGCGTCGGCCCACTGCGGTGCCCCGATCTTGGATTCCAGCAGGTTCACGCGACGCAACAGGTCCGATTGGGCGCCCGGGGCGCAAAAGGGAAGCATCGGCCTGATGCAGTCGACATAGCGGGCCTCGGGGCGGAACTGTTGGCTTTCGGCCAAAGCCAGGACCGCCGAGGTCAACATCGCCTCGGCGTCCTCCGTCGGTGCCATTCCGGTCAACTCGCTCGGTCGCGACGACGCTGGGCCACCGGGCATGGGTTCGTCGTCGGCGATCGACCGGGTCAGCCCGACCAGCTCACAGGCAAGGCGTTCGACCTCCGCCGGGTGGTCGTCACGGGAGGGGATGAGGTGGTTGGCCAACGGATCGAACAGGCCGGTGATCGGCGGGGGTGCATCGAAGCGGCCACCTACCCCACCGATCGACGGGACTCCCGACACCTCGGTGGTACCTGGTCGAAAGCGCGCGGCGTCACCTCTGGGGGTGACGCGACCGCCGCCTTTGCGTTGACCCTTGCGTCGGCGAGACATGACCCCAGTCTGTCAGCCGACGCCCGACCTGGGTCGACTTACCAAATCGGAGCGTGTATCGCCTCGCGGCTAATTGGCGTTGCCTGGAGTTGTCGCCAGGTGCCGGTCGGCTGTCAGCAGGGGCGCCCTGAGCGAC
Coding sequences within it:
- a CDS encoding DUF971 domain-containing protein, whose product is MTNPDAASAVDNIEVDKTESVTLTFGDGEVAVFELEDLRRACPCAGCRSRRDQGLPVWPVPGSQMPLEITDAALHGAWALTFTWNDGHSAGIYPFTSLRRWYDGEASYLPDSGLGGSREG
- a CDS encoding alpha-galactosidase; this encodes MAIVNERWLEGARVVVRRPGVAESAAALDGDSIALGGVVIRCDATADGWTWSVHNPGSEPVELDAVAVDIELGRAGEDVSVFCHGYQSWLPSRGQRLGVDCDDTNAPDSTEYVRPSFHADPGVAPEGWLRSEQVVVADLGQGEPLVQLGFLGGTTHEGTFWLYREGGTVRLRAEAWLGGVQLPGGSTRTLHPVATASGVDAHRLLAGWADRVGAAEGALTSGAYTVGWCSWYHYFERVTEDDIASNLAAATEGGWPFDVFQVDDGFQAHIGDWLTTNDSFPSGLAPLATSIAAAGFTPGIWIAPFLAHPDSQLAKDHPDWVPRHADGNPLVGMFNPIWDGMVWQLDVTMPEVLEHLESVAAELVRLGFTYLKLDFTFSSTFRGAYFDPTKTPAERVRMGYDAIRRGAGDDAYILGCGAPLASTVGLVDAMRIGSDVAPYWLPRDPEPGTEYQAPSVRNAYINTVSRTWQHRRLWQNDPDCLMLRHSETDLTDVEIATWSAAVAVSGGLALVSDDLALLGERERALLDRVIEVGRAADAASLGPDEPRCDDLMRPGGPTSISGGGASMTADPERPVPSFGGTATGFGTDS
- a CDS encoding DEAD/DEAH box helicase, which translates into the protein MEPVAVEVEPEPEPAAVEPEPAPKAAEPTPSGFEALELRPELLKALADLGYEEPTPIQAEAIPPMLAGSDLIGQAATGTGKTAAFALPILSRIDLDAAARKTPQALVLCPTRELAVQVSEAIYKYGRGLGVRVLPVYGGQPIGRQLSRLRGGVDVVVATPGRAVDHLHRGSLALNDLKMVVLDEADEMLDMGFADDLDELLEGSAGSRQTVLFSATVPARIKGLAGRHLSNPVRISIGDAAPSESGAPLVSQRVYVVHRAHKAAALGRILDVESPDAALVFCRTRVEVDQLTETMNGRGYRAEALHGGMNQEERDRVMGRLRGGVADLLVATDVAARGLDVDHLTHVVNYDVPSAPETYVHRIGRVGRAGREGVAITLSEPRERRQLDNIERLTGRRMEVAKVPSAAQRRSRKLEQLAATLRSTLENAGVESALEGSELDTPELERFVPVVEALADDYSERLVLLAALKLVQEVSGVVDDDQEIPDVSARGDKRSKGRNQRDGAPRGRERDSGERGPRGPRSEERESRGGPRGRDDRGSSRGAPAGDMARIFVGVGKNHGVRPGDLVGAIANETRVDGPDIGKINVAPNFTIVEVPDRNAREVITALRATTIRGETPTVRFDKAGSDEWEDRRGSDRGDRPDRGGYQGRDDRGSGRGDRGGYQGRDDRGSGRGDRGGYQGRDDRGGKPRSRRDG